A portion of the Thermomicrobiales bacterium genome contains these proteins:
- the recF gene encoding DNA replication and repair protein RecF (All proteins in this family for which functions are known are DNA-binding proteins that assist the filamentation of RecA onto DNA for the initiation of recombination or recombinational repair.), with translation MYLKSLRLTEFRRYRALDLQIPQEGFVLIGRNASGKSTLLEAISMLSTMRSGRAQTERELIAWESGSEYGDGIAPFARIEASVERSAGPAELAIGMQLDPHRGNHLKKQISLNGKHVRAGTAVGVLRSVLFEPGDIELVSGAPSVRRRYLDIMLSQLDPVYLRSLSRYLRIVEQRNRLIKNLTQSGAAWNAASTRQQLDYWDGELINAGAAILARRARAAAELTKLAAARFASFTEESTLGVSYASTVRSNVFELPGSSTLDELEHRLAYDMSESLERERQHEWRRGITLVGPHRDDLIVTIDGNAIGAFGSRGQQRLAVIALKLAETDLMTSAGADPPVLLLDDVFSELDSVHRGLLAGSIASGKMQTIVTATDEAVVRAAAIPLERYAEVGAGEIRWVD, from the coding sequence TACCTGAAATCATTGCGTCTCACAGAGTTCCGGCGCTATCGAGCACTCGATCTCCAGATTCCGCAAGAAGGGTTTGTGCTGATTGGCCGCAACGCCAGTGGGAAGTCGACCCTGCTCGAAGCGATTTCGATGCTTTCGACCATGCGCTCGGGACGAGCGCAGACAGAGCGCGAGCTGATCGCCTGGGAGAGCGGCTCGGAATACGGGGACGGAATCGCCCCATTCGCGCGCATCGAGGCGAGCGTCGAACGGAGCGCTGGTCCCGCCGAGCTAGCGATCGGAATGCAGCTCGATCCACATCGGGGAAACCACCTCAAGAAGCAGATCAGCCTGAATGGCAAGCACGTTCGCGCCGGCACTGCGGTTGGCGTGCTACGGTCGGTGCTCTTCGAGCCTGGAGATATCGAGTTGGTGTCGGGGGCGCCCTCGGTACGCCGGCGATACCTGGACATCATGCTGTCGCAGCTCGATCCGGTCTATCTGCGCTCGTTGAGCCGCTATCTCCGCATCGTCGAACAACGCAATCGTCTCATCAAGAACCTGACGCAAAGCGGGGCGGCCTGGAATGCCGCATCGACTCGACAGCAACTGGACTACTGGGACGGGGAGCTGATCAATGCGGGCGCCGCGATTCTGGCTCGCCGGGCGCGCGCCGCGGCCGAGCTGACCAAGCTCGCTGCCGCCCGATTTGCCTCGTTCACGGAGGAGTCGACGCTCGGTGTTTCCTATGCATCGACCGTGCGGTCGAACGTGTTCGAGCTGCCAGGATCATCGACGCTGGACGAACTCGAGCATCGCCTGGCCTATGACATGTCCGAATCGCTGGAACGGGAACGGCAACATGAATGGCGACGAGGCATCACGCTGGTCGGCCCACATCGGGACGACCTGATCGTCACTATCGACGGCAACGCAATCGGCGCATTTGGCTCACGCGGGCAGCAGCGGCTGGCAGTGATTGCGCTCAAACTCGCCGAAACCGACCTGATGACGTCTGCTGGAGCCGATCCGCCGGTGCTTCTGCTCGATGACGTTTTTTCAGAGCTCGATTCGGTGCATCGTGGCTTGTTGGCGGGTTCGATTGCCAGTGGAAAAATGCAAACGATCGTCACTGCGACCGATGAAGCTGTTGTCCGCGCGGCGGCCATTCCGCTCGAGCGCTATGCAGAGGTCGGCGCTGGCGAGATCCGTTGGGTCGATTGA